The sequence below is a genomic window from bacterium 336/3.
TGCTGAATATCCTGAAAAATTAACCTATCAAAATCTCTCAAATAATGGATATAGAAAGTATTGTGTTTCCTCATTTTGAGCAGTATATAAAGCTTAGTTCAGAACTGAAATACGAGCTTGCAAACAGAATCCATTTGCGTACTTTCCAGAAAGGCGAACTGGTACACAATGCCGATACCATTTGTGTTAAGAGTTATTTTATCAGAAAAGGGCTTTTGCGTACTTATTTTCTCAAAGATGATAAAGAAATCAGTGAATATTTTAGTAGTGAAAATGAATGGGTAAACTCTCCTCGAAGTTTTATTAAACAAAAACTCGATATTTACTATATTGATGCTCTTGAAAAAACAGAAGCTTTTTCTCTTCACGTTCAAGATTTGGTTTATCTGTTTGATAATTTCCCTGAAATGGAACGTTATGCAAGGCTTTCTATGGGGACAGTTTCTGGATATATGATAGAACGTATTTTTTCCTTGAGATTTACTACTGCCAAAGAGAAATATGAGCATTTTTTAGAAACTTATCAGCATATCCACCACCGTATCCCGTTGGGGATGATAGCCTCTTATTTGGGTATTTCACAAGAAACTCTTTCAAGAATCAGAGCAGAAAAGTAATTTTTTGATATAGGTCAAAATTTATGATTTTTAGACTTCTCACCTTTGTAAAAACTTAAAACTTTATCAAAGATGAGAAATATTCTAATTCTATGGCTTTTATTGGCTTTTTCAAATTCTGTTTTTGCACAAATTAAACTCAATACCCCACACACAGAAAGTATTTTGTATCTTTCTAAAAGTAAAAAACAGCCCTTAGTAGTAGGACTTGGTGGCTCAGAAGGTGGTAATGCATGGACAAGTAACCGTTGGAAAGCAACAAGAGAACAATTTTTGGAAAAAGGTTACGCCTTTTTGGCAATTGGATATTTTGGAGCAGAAGGAACACCTAAAATATTGGATAAAATAGCCATTGAAGATATTTACAACGCTATTCAGGAAGCTACTAAGAATCCTCAAATCAATAAGAAGAAAATTGCCATCATAGGTGGCTCAAGAGGTGCTGATTTGGCTCTTTTGGTGGCAAGTTATTACCCAGCAGATATTGATTGTGTGGTGGGAATTGTACCCAGTCATGCTGTCTTCCCTGGACATACACAAACATTTGAGTCTTCTTGTTGGACTTATCAGGGCAAAGAGCTTCCTTTTATACCTGTCAACGAAGAATCCATTCCTTTTTTACAAAAAAGAGATTTAAGAGGTGCTTTTTCTACTATGCTCAAAGATACCATAGCAGAGCAGAAATCTTTGATTTCTGTAGAGAAAATTCAGGGGAATATTCTATTCCTTTCTGCTACTCAAGATGAGATTGCTCCCACCAAAGAAATGGCAGATAAAATGATGGCAAGGCTCAAAGAGAAAAAATTTAAGTACCATTATGAACATATTGCCATTGAAGGAGGGCATACAGAGCCTCTCAAACATTTTGACAAAGTATTTGTATTTCTGGAAAAATATTTCGCTAAATAATGTAAAAAGCTTCTTTGATTATAAAGAAGCTTTTTATTTGTTAAGAGTAAGAATTTGTCATTGTACCTTTTGATTTTTATAAAAAATGTGGTTTTATTGCACTCTATTATAAAAATACAACTTTATGACACCTGAAAAACTTTCTAAAATGAAGCTGCAAGAGCTTGAAAAACAAGAAAAAGCATTAAGAATAGCTACTCCCGTTTTAGGTGGTCTTCTTGTGGTAATGTTTGTATTAAGTATTTTACTTTTTATCCGACAAGGTTTTAGTGCTTTTTCTACAATGCCTGTGGCTTTTTTACCTCTATTGATTGTTAATATTATTAATTTAAAGAAAGTAAGAAAAGAAATTGCCTCCAGAAAATAAGTATGAGTAGAAAACTAATTCTTTATATTGCCACAAGTCTTGATGGCTACATAGCTAAACCCAATGATGATTTGAGTTTTTTAGATATAGTTTCCAAAGAAGGAGAAGACTATGGTTATGAGGGTTTTACAAATACTATAGATACTGTTATTCTAGGTAGAAAAACGTATGATTGGGTGATGGAACAGGTACCTGAATTTCCACATGCTGACAAAAATGCATATATTATCACCAGAACACACAAAGAACCTATCGGGAAAACTGTATTTTATACAGAAAGTCTAAAAGATTTAGTTCTTCAACTCAAATCTCAAGAGGGAAAGCATATCTTTTGTGATGGTGGAGCAGAAATTGTCAATATACTACTCAAAGATAACTTGATAGATGAAATAATTCTATCTATCATTCCTATTTTAGTAGGTGATGGCATCAAATTATTTCAAAGTGGCAGACCTG
It includes:
- a CDS encoding dihydrofolate reductase; protein product: MSRKLILYIATSLDGYIAKPNDDLSFLDIVSKEGEDYGYEGFTNTIDTVILGRKTYDWVMEQVPEFPHADKNAYIITRTHKEPIGKTVFYTESLKDLVLQLKSQEGKHIFCDGGAEIVNILLKDNLIDEIILSIIPILVGDGIKLFQSGRPEQKMHLISTKTFDTGLVQLHYSCLP